TAAATTCATTAGTACTTGGATTAGGGTTTTTAATATCATAATTTGTCTGACTGACAAATCATTGGTATAATGTTTTGTCATGCGTATCAGGGGGTGCGGCAATTTGTAGATATTTTTGAAAAACTTTCGGGACGCGCATATTACCATGAATTCAAAACATATGATGGCCAATTTCCTTGACCGATCCAGTTTCATCATCTTCATCATAAATTTCACCAACTAGTTCTTCTAAAATATCTTCCATTGTAACAACTCCTAAAAAATCATTACTATCTTTACTCGAACTAACAATTGCCATATGGATTTGTTCTTGTTGCATAATTTCTAAGGCATCATCAAGTTTTAAATAACGTGATAAAAAGATTGGTTCAGTTGATAATTTTTTAAAATCAAGGGTTTCATGATCAATTAAGGCAATAAAAACATCCTTAATATTTAGAAGACCAATTACTAGATCAGTTTTACGATCTAAAACTGGCATCCGGGTATAACGCTCTTCTTTATAAAAAGTTTGTAATTCCCGTCATGGAATATCTGAATAAATTCATTTTACTTTATTTTTTTGGCGCATAACCGAGCCAACATTTTTTTCATCAAAAACAATTGCTGATTCAATTAATTTTTTTTCGTTTTTCTCCAATACCCCTTCTGATTCAATTGTTGAGATTAATTCTAACAATTCATTTTCTGTTGTTGATACTCCCGCGTGGTGTTTTTTTAATACTAAAAATCACGTAAACGGATAAACCAGAATTTTTCAAAAGGTTAAAATATAAGCAGCAAAAATTGAGAACTTTTCTGGGAATCGTTTAACAATTGTTTTAGGGACTAATTCCCCAAAAATTAAAACTAAAACCCCAATCACAACTGTTGCGACTCAAGTTGCTGTTTCAGCACTATTAATAATATTAGTAAAAAATAAGGACCCAACTGTTGCTAAAGCAGTATTTACTAAGGTATTAATAATTAAAATTGTTGCCAAAGTACGATCATAATCTTTAACAAACTTATATACCCGTTTTGCTTTTTTAATACTGCGTTTTTTTGCTTTTGAACTATTAATTTGTAATTTTCCCCGCGCCATTTGTTTTAAACGAATTACATTAATTGAAGTAATTGCTGTCTCAGAAGCGGAAAAAAAGGCTGATAAAATCAACAAAATAATCATTAGAGGTAACAAAACCACAAAAATGGTGGTGGTGTCAATCATTTATTTACAACTCCTTTTGTATTTAATTAATAATATACTTGATTTTTATTTTTTTTGCAAGTCTTCCCGGTAAATTCAGAAAAGCAATAAAAACATAAAAAAATAGAATTTGATAATTCTATTTTAAATACTACTTTTAGGCTTAAGAAAACCAAAAAAAAGAATAAAACATAATCTAAATTTTCTTCCCTTTCGTACTACGAAGATTACTTAAATAATTCAATAAAATTGCTAATAATACTGCAATTAATAATAACGCAAAGATAGCTAAAAAGAATATCGGATAGCCAACCTTCGCGGGGTCAATTTGGTCATAGGGCATTGGAGTAAACGCCTCACCTTTTTCAGATGGAAAATACTTTACTAACATAATTCATCGTAAAATAACATAAGTGATATAGGCAAGTAATAATGGTAAATTATACCAACAATATTTTTGACAATATTGTTTTGTGCTAATTTTTTCGGTTGTAAATAAAAAATAATATGTCAAAATAATAATTGGAATTAGCATATGTTCAAAAACTGATTTAATAATTTTATACCAAGTATTAAAACCAACAACACTTTGGGGATTAATTGTTAAGGTTAAAGTAAAAACTAAAAAACTTATTAAATTTAAAGAGGCAATACGTGTTAAATTATTTTTCCCAGTTATTCAAGGTGGCATTGTTTTAGTATGACAATTAATTCAATTTAAAAAGCCATAACATGATGTTGCTATTACTATTCAAACTGACAAATAAATCGATTGGTTAATAATTGAATAATCAAAATTACGAGTTTCTTCACCATATTGGCTATCAACTATTATTGTTGAAAAAAATAAATCAAGAAGAACACAAAATAATGGAACCAAGGCCAAAATAACAAATAATCCATATTTTATTTTCGCACTGTGGCGTGTTAAAAAATGTAGTTCTTTTTTCATAATTTAAAATCTCCTGTATACATAAAACTTCGGAAGATACTTTGGTTAAAAATAGATTTTTTAAAATAATAAAGTAATAACTTTTTCCCAACCTTTTGGCCCCACCCAATTACTTCTTAAATGATAATAAGTAACTTTGTTAAAATACTTTATTAATTTGGTTAAAAGCTTAAATTAGTTTTTAAATTAATTTAAATAAAGCAGATATCATTCGAAAATAAATTGGCAATTAACTGCCCCAATTAAACCTATCTGACATCTTACTTGTTTTTTCTCCACCCATATTTAAAAGCCTCAATAATTATTTTAAATTTTTCATAGCGTAATAATATCATTTCAAAAAAATAAATTTAACGGTTATTTGGCCAAAAAAGCTAGGTTTAGAAAAAAATGGTATATTCTGGTTTCTTTTTTGAAATATATTTAATAAAAATCTTTAAAAATTAACAAAAATACGGTATAGTATATTTATGAGTAAAACTAGTACAGGAGGCCAAAGGTTTTATGAAAAAAATATTAACATTATTGACAGCAACAACCTTTATGACCACAACAGCAACTACGGTTGTTGCTTGTTCACAAAATAATATGAAATACTATACTGAATTTATGACAAAAGTAAGTAAAGAAGATACTTTTGTGATGTTTGTTTCGGCAAATGACTGTCCTTATTGTACTGTAACAAAAGCAACAACAATTAAAGAATTATATAATAATGGCCAAGGAACACAAGTTTTTAAAGACTATTTAGCTGGTAATTATGGGAACCAATATGCTTTAGATAAATATTATGATTCTAAAAATGATCAAAAAGTAATTGATGATTTAACAAATTCATACTTATATATTGCGGATGCGAAAGAACATTCAGGAATATGAGACCAAAAAGGTTTTAACAAAATTGCGGATTGAGTAGTAACCCAAGAACGAAATAATAATTTAATTAATGGGCAAATCGATAAAACAATTACTGTCCAATCATTATTTGGAAGTAATGCAACCCCTTTCTTCTTATATATTAAACAAGGTCATTATATGGGCTTTGAATTTGATAGCTTTGGAACATGAGAAGAAGGGTCTGAACCGGAAAAATACTTTGATAAGTTTATTGATCATATGGTTCTTGAAAATTGAAAAAATTAAAAAATACTCATTATAATATGAGTATTTTTTTAATCTTCAATAATATTTATCATTGAATTTAAAATAATAAGTAAACTTTCATAAATTGTTTGGTGGGTATAAATTTTTTGTTTGTCATTAATTAAAATTGGTGTTGTTGTAATAATATCTTTTATCTTATCAACAGTATTTGCTTTTGTAATTATTTTAATATTTTTAAAAGAGAATTCTTCAATTTTTAATTTGATTAAATTTATCAAATAATTTGAATTATGATCTAAGACAAATAAAATAATCAAATCATCTGGTTGCAAGCGTTCAAAAAACTTTTTCGCAATAAAATTTAGACAAGTTAAATATGAATCATAACTTGAAATTATTAATTGATGATAAAAGTTTAACAATAAAGCATAATAATTTTGTTCACCAATAATATATATTTTTGCAACGCTAGCAAAAAGATCACGTAATTCAACAATTGCCGTTTGATTGGAAGATAGTACTTCCGATACTAAAATCTTATGTTTGGCTAATAAATTTTTTATCTTTTCGTCTGTCAAGGTCATTTCTTGATTATATTTATTTTGCTCATTTTCGCCTTCAGAACGAAATAAAATATAAAATTCTTTTCATCCTGTAAAACCTAATGATTTGCAAAATTTTGTTACAGAAGAAATACTTGTAAATGATGCATTTGCAATATCATTAATAATGATATTTGTCTTAATTTTTGTTAATTCTAAAATTGCTTTAGCAATAATTGTTCTAACACTTTCATCATTGCGAACAACTATTTCTTCTAATTTCTCATGAATTATTTTTTTATCCACTATACCCACCTATCCATCCCATTTAATATCTTCGTGGTAAAACATCCGTAATAATCATTACTCGAATTATATTAAAGTTTGATACTAAATGGAATGAAAAAAAATTGAGAGATTATTAAAATATTTTACTAATCATACATGACAGTTCGTTCTTTAACTACTTCTTCAATTTTTGTTAAAATAATGAATAAATCTTCAAAAGCAAAATTTTCAATTTGGTTACATATTATTTGGATACTATTTCTTTCCACTCATAACCTCCTTTCGTCAAATATTTACCGATTGAAAAATCTTTATCCTTTATTAAAAAAACATTGAACCAATTAATGCCAATGTTTTTAAATAATATTTATTTTTGCTAAAGTTTTCTTTTTAATGGAATCTGGATTATCTGTTATCAGAGAAGTTAAATTGTCAAGATGATAAAACTGATAAAAACCTTGTTTACCAATTTTAGTACTATCAATTAAGGCAATTTTTGTCTGAACTTTTGCTAGAGCTGCTAATTCTACACGAGCTTCTTCTTCATTAGTTTTATAAATATTTCCCTTATGGTCAACATGACTAGCTGAGAAAAATACTTTTGTAAAGTTGATTAAACCTAGGCTTTCTTCACAAAATGATCCATAAAAACTTGCTCTGTTTTTATTTCATTTGCCTCCAACTAAAATTATGTAGTTAATATTTGGATTTTGTTCTAACAAATTTAGAATTCGATAAGAATTTGTTATTACTTTCACAGGTCTTGAAATACGACTAACAAATAATTCGCATGTTGATCCACTACCAACAAAAATAAAATCATTTTGTTGTAAATAAGTTTCAGCTTTTTGGGCAATAATTATTTTTTTATCAAAATTTGTAACAAGTTCTTCTTTATCCTTAATTTGGTTTTTTAAACCTATAAAATTAACACCACCATAAAATAATTCTATAATTCCCTCTTGTTCGATTTGTTTTAAATCACGGCGAGTTGTTGTTGAAGAGATTCCATTCTTTTTTGCATACTCTAAGATGTCTTGCATATTATGAAAATTTTTTGTACATAGATACGACAAAAATAGTTTTTTCCGTGCAAACCGATGCATTTATATATGTCTCCTTTGTTTAATAATTTTCATGGTCCAATAAATATGTTTAGTTTTATCAATGATACAAACATAAACATAGTTTTATTATAACAAAAATAAAATTATTTAATAGTTTGTAATGTATTTTGCAAAACATTTACCGTACTTTTATTTTTAATGATTTCATTTAACTGCTCAGGTGAAGCAGCAATAATATCTTTAATTGTTGGGAAATTGGCTTGTAGTTTTTTTATTTTTTGTGGTCCCAGCCCGGGTACTTGTTCTAAAATACTGCTAATCAAACCTCGACTTTGGCGCTTACGAAAGTTGGTAATCGCAAAACGATGGACATCATCTTGCATTTTTGTTAAAAACAAAAATAATTTATCATCTTTTGGTAAATAAACTGCTTTTTGATTTAAATCTAATAAATGATCAGTGCGGTGTTGCTTGTTTTTAACTAATCCAATTACTGGAATTGCTAACTGTAACGCTTTTAATTCTTTTCGACAAGCATTAACTTGTTGAAGACCTCCATCGATTATAATTAAATTTGGCAGGGCCCCATTTGTTGCTAAAAGTTTTTGATACCGACGAGCCATAACATTAGCAATCCGGGCACTATCATCTTGCTGAGGAATATCAATATGATATTTTCGATAATCATTGCGCGACGGCTTACCATTTTTATAGGTAATAACAGCTCCTGTTACATATTCATCTTGGATATTTGCAATATCAATCATTTCAATTAAATATGGTATTTCTGGTAATTGTAAGAGATTTTGCAATTTGCTTAAAACTTCGG
The Spiroplasma chrysopicola DF-1 genome window above contains:
- a CDS encoding hemolysin family protein, which translates into the protein MIDTTTIFVVLLPLMIILLILSAFFSASETAITSINVIRLKQMARGKLQINSSKAKKRSIKKAKRVYKFVKDYDRTLATILIINTLVNTALATVGSLFFTNIINSAETATWVATVVIGVLVLIFGELVPKTIVKRFPEKFSIFAAYILTFWKILVYPFTWFLVLKKHHAGVSTTENELLELISTIESEGVLEKNEKKLIESAIVFDEKNVGSVMRQKNKVKWIYSDIPWRELQTFYKEERYTRMPVLDRKTDLVIGLLNIKDVFIALIDHETLDFKKLSTEPIFLSRYLKLDDALEIMQQEQIHMAIVSSSKDSNDFLGVVTMEDILEELVGEIYDEDDETGSVKEIGHHMFWIHGNMRVPKVFQKYLQIAAPPDTHDKTLYQWFVSQTNYDIKNPNPSTNEFIYHNYAFRINNKKTRRGNVKGIMFEIESLTDLKPDDDLED
- a CDS encoding lipoprotein; protein product: MKKILTLLTATTFMTTTATTVVACSQNNMKYYTEFMTKVSKEDTFVMFVSANDCPYCTVTKATTIKELYNNGQGTQVFKDYLAGNYGNQYALDKYYDSKNDQKVIDDLTNSYLYIADAKEHSGIWDQKGFNKIADWVVTQERNNNLINGQIDKTITVQSLFGSNATPFFLYIKQGHYMGFEFDSFGTWEEGSEPEKYFDKFIDHMVLENWKN
- a CDS encoding MurR/RpiR family transcriptional regulator, yielding MDKKIIHEKLEEIVVRNDESVRTIIAKAILELTKIKTNIIINDIANASFTSISSVTKFCKSLGFTGWKEFYILFRSEGENEQNKYNQEMTLTDEKIKNLLAKHKILVSEVLSSNQTAIVELRDLFASVAKIYIIGEQNYYALLLNFYHQLIISSYDSYLTCLNFIAKKFFERLQPDDLIILFVLDHNSNYLINLIKLKIEEFSFKNIKIITKANTVDKIKDIITTTPILINDKQKIYTHQTIYESLLIILNSMINIIED
- a CDS encoding DeoR/GlpR family DNA-binding transcription regulator, giving the protein MHRFARKKLFLSYLCTKNFHNMQDILEYAKKNGISSTTTRRDLKQIEQEGIIELFYGGVNFIGLKNQIKDKEELVTNFDKKIIIAQKAETYLQQNDFIFVGSGSTCELFVSRISRPVKVITNSYRILNLLEQNPNINYIILVGGKWNKNRASFYGSFCEESLGLINFTKVFFSASHVDHKGNIYKTNEEEARVELAALAKVQTKIALIDSTKIGKQGFYQFYHLDNLTSLITDNPDSIKKKTLAKINII